In the Alistipes provencensis genome, AGGCGTCGGCCGAAGCGCCTCCGCCGACAACCTCGCAGTAGATCTTCGCGCCGCGTGCCTTGGCGTGCTCATACTCCTCGAGGATCAGTGCCCCGGCGCCCTCGCCGATCACGAAGCCGTCGCGGTCCTTGTCGAAGGGGCGCGAAGCATGCGCGGGATCGTCGTTGCGCGTCGAGAGCGCCTGCATGGAGTTGAAACCGCCGACAGCGGGCTCGTTGACCGCAGCCTCCGAACCGCCCGTGACCATGATGTCGGCCTTGCCGTAACGGATGGCGTCGAAAGCGGCCGTGATGCCGTGGTTCGACGAAGCGCAGGCCGACACGGTGCAGTAGTTCGGTCCCATGAAGCCGTACTTCATGGAGATGAAACCGGCTGCGATGTCGGAGATCATGCGAGGAATAAAGAATGGGCTAAACCGAGGGGTTCCGTCCCCTGCGGCCCAGCCCAGACATTCATCGAAGAAAGATTTGATTCCTCCGATGCCCGAGCTCCAGATAACACCCACCTGCTCCTTGTCGACCTTCTCGAGATCGAGGGCCGAATCCTCCACGGCCTGCGTGGCCGCGATCAGGGCATACTGGGTGAACAGGTCGTATTTGCGAACCTCCTTGCGGTCGAAATACTGGCCCGGGTCGTAATTCTTTACTTCACAAGCGAATTGGGTCTTAAATTTTTCGGCATTGAAATGAGTAATCGGTGCGGCACCGCTGACTCCCTTCTCCAGATTCGAAAAATACTCCTCTATATTATTACCGAGCGGGTTGATCGTACCGATGCCCGTAACAACTACTCTTCTTCCTGTCATAAATTTAAGGCTTTGTTGGCCGTGAACTGATTTCTAAAAGAAAAAATTATTTCTTGTGCTCCTCGATGTAGCTGACAGCGTCACCTACGGTAGCGATCTTCTCAGCGTCCTCATCCGGGATCTGGATATCGAAAGCCTTCTCGAACTCCATGATCAGCTCTACAGTGTCGAGCGAGTCTGCGCCCAGGTGGTTGGTGAAGCTTGCTTCGGGTACTACCTCCGACTCCTTGACACCCAGCTTGTCGACGATGATCTCGACAACTTTTGATTGAACTTCTGACATAATTTTAATTTTTTAGTTAAACAATTATTTGGAAATAGTTCTTGTGCATTTCCAGAGCAATTTTGCGCAAAAGTAACACTTTTTTTATTACTTTTGACAAAACGGCGTGATTTTTTATTCACAACTTTTTCGACATTTAGCACAAAATTTTAATTAATACATTCAAAACCATAGCCTTATGAAATTGCTTCTGATCTCGAATTCTACCAATGCCGGCGAGGAATACCTGCGATATCCCCTGCCCGAGATAGGCCGGTTCCTCGACGGGGTGCGCGAAGTGGTCTTCGTGCCCTACGCCGCGGTCACCTTTTCCTATGCCGAATACGAGAAGAAGGTACAGGCGCGTTTCGCCGAACTCGGCATCCGCGTGCGCTCGGTGCACCGGGCCAAAGACCCTGCGGCGCTGATCCGCACGGCCGAGGCTGTCTGCGTCGGCGGCGGCAACACCTTCGCGCTGGCCAAAAAGATGCAGCAGCAGGGGCTGATGAAGGCTATACTCCGCAAAATCAAGGCCGGAACTCCCTATGTCGGCTGGTCCGCCGGCAGCAACGTCTGCTGCCCGACGATCTGCACCACAAACGACATGCCCATCGTCGAACCCGAATCGTTCGGCGCCATCGGAGCGGTGAAGTTCCAGATCAACCCCCACTACCTCGACGCCAATCCCGAGGGACACGCGGGCGAGACGCGCGAACAGCGCATCCTCGAGTACATCGAGGCCAATCCGCGCCGCTGGGTGGCCGGACTGCGCGAAGGGTGTATGCTGCGGCTGGAGGACGGGAAGCTGGAGCTGATCGGCAAACGCCCGATGCGGATGTTCCGCAAAGGCACGGAGACCTTCGAGGTGGAACCGGGCGGCGACCTCTCTTTTTTATTATAAATAGGTATATCGGTTATGAAAGTACTGATTGCGGGCATGGGTCTCATCGGAGGTTCGTTCGCCCTAGCCCTGCGCGACCACGAACTCGCGGAGGAGATACTCGGCGTTGAAAACACCGAAGAACATGCGGCCGAAGCCCTGCAACTGGGGCTGGCGGACCGCATGGTCGGTTTCGAGGAGGGCATCGCCGAGGCGGACCTCGTGGTGCTGGCCACCCCCGTCGACACCATCCCGCTGATGGCCGTCAAGGCCCTCAACCGCGTGAACGACCGGCAGGTGGTGATGGACATGGGTTCGATCAAGGGCGAGTTGTGCGAGGTGATCTCGATGCACGCGCACCGCGGACGCTTCGTCGCCGCACACCCGATGTGGGGTACGGAATACAGCGGTCCGAAGGCCGCCCAGCGGGGCGCCTTCACGGGACGCAGCGTCGTGCTGTGTGACACCGTCCGCAGCGACAAGGACGCGCTGGGGGCTGTGGAACGGATTTTCCGCACGCTGGGCTGCCCGGCGGTCTACATGGACCCCGAGGAGCACGACCTGCACGCGGCCTACGTTTCGCACATCTCCCACGTCACGTCGTTCGCGCTGGCCCTCACGGTACTCGAAAAGGAGCGCGAGGAGCGCCACATCTTCGACTTGGCGGGCGGCGGTTTCGAAAGCACGGTGCGTCTGGCCAAGAGCTCCGCGGCGACGTGGGTGCCGATCCTGCTGCAAAACAAATACAACGTGCTGGATGTCCTGCGCGAACACATCCACCAGTTGCAGATCATGCGCCGGATGCTCGAACGCGACGACGCCGAGGGGCTGAAAAACGCCATGGAGCGCGCCAACACCATTCAACGCATCATCCGCTGATGACCGCCGCGGCCGAGACGGGACAGGCCGGCGAGCGGGCCGCGACCGAATACCTCCGCCGCGCGGGGTACGACATCTGCGCCCGCAACTGGCGGCAGGGCCGCGACGAGCTGGACATCGTGGCCCTGAAAGAGGGCGTCCTGCACTTCGTGGAGGTCAAGACCCGCCGGGCGGGATCGCTCACGCCACCCGAGGCTGCCGCTACGCAACGGAAATTCCGGGCCCTGAGCCGCGCCGCCGCCTGCTACCTGCGCACGACGGGTTGGGAGGGCGAAGTACAGTTCGATCTGGCCTCGGCCGAGGCATTTCCCGACGGGACAATCCGCGTCGAGCTGATCGAAAATGCGCTGGAATACAACTGGTAATTTTGCAGTTCCGACAAATTATGCTATCTTTGCCGGACTGAAAAAAGAACTTCCTGATGCCGGGCCGCAAGCGGACTGCGCAGGGAGCAAGAAACTTGAAAACCTCAACACCGTAAATACCGATGTGGTTCTATAATTTCGGTCTGCTTCTCTATGTATGGGCCATACGCCTCGTAGCGCCGCGTCATCAGAAGGCCCGGCTCTGGATCGAAGGCCGTAAAGACCTTTTCCGGCGCATGCGGGAAGCCATCGACCCCTCCGCCCGGATCGTCTGGGTGCACGTTGCGTCACTCGGAGAGTTCGAACAGGGGCGTCCCATCATCGAACGGATTCGCAAGGACTATCCCGAATACAAAATCCTCGTCACCTTCTTCTCGCCCTCGGGCTATGAGATCCGCAAGGACTACAAAGGCGCTGACTACATCTTCTACCTGCCCCTCGACACGCCGCGCAACGCCCGCCGGTTCCTCGACGCCGCCCGCCCCGAAATCGCAATCTTCGTCAAATACGAATACTGGCTCAACCTGCTGCGCGAACTGCGCCGCCGCAAGGTCCGCACCTATGTCGTGTCGGCCATCTTCCGGCGCAATTCGGTCTTTTTCCGCCCCTACGGCGGCATGTGGCGGCAGGCGCTGGAGTCGTTCGATGTGATGTTCGTGCAGAACGAGGAGTCGAAGAAACTGCTGGCGACGCTCGGTTTCGACAACGTGCTGGTGGCCGGGGACACGCGCTTCGACCGCGTCGCCGAGATCGCCCGCGCGGCCAAGCACATCGACATCATCGACCGCTTCAAGGCCGACGACCGGCTGTTCGTCGCGGGATCCACTTGGGAGCCCGACGAAGAGCTGCTGATCCGGCTTATCAACGACAATCCCTGCGTGAAATTCGTCGTCGCACCCCACGAGATGGACGAGAGCCGCATCGCACGCCTGATGTCCGAGGTCAAAGGCGGCGCCCTGCGCTACACGCAGTGCAATCCCCGCACGGCTTACGGTTCGCGGCAGGTGCTGATCCTCGACACGGTGGGTATCCTCGCTTCGGTCTACGGCTACGCCACATGGAGCTACATCGGCGGCGGATTCGGCGTCGGCATCCACAACACGCTCGAGGCCGCGACATTCGGCCTTCCGGTGGCCTTCGGCCCCAACTACCGGAAATTCAAGGAGGCCCGCGACCTCGTGACGCTCGGCGCAGCCCGCTCGGTCGCCGACTACGAACAACTGCGGGCGTGGTTCGTCCCCCTGCGCGACAACGAGGAGTTTCTCCAGAAAACCAGCCGCATCGCCAAGGACTACACCACGCGCCATCAGGGTGCGACGGACATCATCGTCAAGACGATCTTCCACTGAACCGGCAATCTCCCATAAAAAACGTGCAGCCCCTTGCGAGGCTGCATGTTTCTTTTTCAGCGATCCGGGAGGATCATTCGTAAAGCGACTCGCAGTACTTTTTCAGCTCCGCCCACGGGTAGTAGGGACCGCCGGGGATCGGCAGCCGGGCATCGCGTTCGCAGAACAGCACCCGCACCCGCACATCGTCCGTCGCGGGATTGCGGAAGAAAATGAACTGAATATTGGTGGCCATCGGCGAAACCTTCTCGACGCTCCACGCCGAAGCGACGTCGTCGACCGACTCCACACGGGCCGAAGCTCCGTCGATGCCCAGCAGGGCCACGAGGGGAATGACATAGACATCGTGCCCGAAGCGCAGCGAGGCGGAGAGGTCCGACTCGCCCCGGACAACCTCATCGGCCGTCTCGACGATGTTACGCAGCAGCGGCTTGGCATCGGCGACAATCGGGTCGCCGAAACGCTTCGAGGGCCCCATCTGCAGGTAGCGGCGGACGTTCTCGCACTCCCAGAGCGTGTAGAGTTCCTCGTCGGTGAAGATGTCGTAGAACGGCTCGATGCCCAGATGGCTGACATCCTGCACGATGGCAGTCATCATGTGCAACTGGCGCATCAGTTCCAGCGGGTCTTCGACGATCCCGGGATCGGTAAACAGCGACCGCATGAGGCGGTCGGGATTCAGGCGGGCACGGAAGAGGCTGTCGCCCACGGCCCCGGCCTGCTTGTAGGTGACATTCATCGAGGGCCCGTGGGCCATGTAGTCGATGTAACGCTCGCTCGCATCACGGGTGGTCGAGATCGCCGGATTGAGCTCCTTGAGCCGTTCGTTGAAAGCCGCCATGCTCAGGATGCAGCGCGGCACGAGCGTCGAACGGCTCTCGACGCGGCACACGCGGCCGCCGTCGGTCGAGAAGACCCCGGGATAAGCCGCATAC is a window encoding:
- a CDS encoding acyl carrier protein, with translation MSEVQSKVVEIIVDKLGVKESEVVPEASFTNHLGADSLDTVELIMEFEKAFDIQIPDEDAEKIATVGDAVSYIEEHKK
- a CDS encoding YraN family protein — protein: MTAAAETGQAGERAATEYLRRAGYDICARNWRQGRDELDIVALKEGVLHFVEVKTRRAGSLTPPEAAATQRKFRALSRAAACYLRTTGWEGEVQFDLASAEAFPDGTIRVELIENALEYNW
- the fabF gene encoding beta-ketoacyl-ACP synthase II, whose product is MTGRRVVVTGIGTINPLGNNIEEYFSNLEKGVSGAAPITHFNAEKFKTQFACEVKNYDPGQYFDRKEVRKYDLFTQYALIAATQAVEDSALDLEKVDKEQVGVIWSSGIGGIKSFFDECLGWAAGDGTPRFSPFFIPRMISDIAAGFISMKYGFMGPNYCTVSACASSNHGITAAFDAIRYGKADIMVTGGSEAAVNEPAVGGFNSMQALSTRNDDPAHASRPFDKDRDGFVIGEGAGALILEEYEHAKARGAKIYCEVVGGGASADAYHFTAPHPEGKGAMKAMRDAIKDAGIKPEDIDYVNVHGTSTPAGDIPELKAVAGVLGDHVYNVNISSTKSMTGHLLGAAGAVEALACIFAMTHGVVPPTINCENLDPEIDQKLNLTLNKAQKRDVKCTLSNTFGFGGHNSTVIFRKL
- a CDS encoding 3-deoxy-D-manno-octulosonic acid transferase, encoding MWFYNFGLLLYVWAIRLVAPRHQKARLWIEGRKDLFRRMREAIDPSARIVWVHVASLGEFEQGRPIIERIRKDYPEYKILVTFFSPSGYEIRKDYKGADYIFYLPLDTPRNARRFLDAARPEIAIFVKYEYWLNLLRELRRRKVRTYVVSAIFRRNSVFFRPYGGMWRQALESFDVMFVQNEESKKLLATLGFDNVLVAGDTRFDRVAEIARAAKHIDIIDRFKADDRLFVAGSTWEPDEELLIRLINDNPCVKFVVAPHEMDESRIARLMSEVKGGALRYTQCNPRTAYGSRQVLILDTVGILASVYGYATWSYIGGGFGVGIHNTLEAATFGLPVAFGPNYRKFKEARDLVTLGAARSVADYEQLRAWFVPLRDNEEFLQKTSRIAKDYTTRHQGATDIIVKTIFH
- a CDS encoding histidine-type phosphatase; protein product: MLTMRYLTLKTRLLALLLLSGACAAAQTTPAEIAALPERSAGIYHSYEYLPGPDAPVPAGYEPFYISHYGRHGSRYHASKKTYEQPLAVLRRAAEAGKLTPKGQEVLAKAEALAEDARLRYGDLSPRGAAEHRGIAERMYAAYPGVFSTDGGRVCRVESRSTLVPRCILSMAAFNERLKELNPAISTTRDASERYIDYMAHGPSMNVTYKQAGAVGDSLFRARLNPDRLMRSLFTDPGIVEDPLELMRQLHMMTAIVQDVSHLGIEPFYDIFTDEELYTLWECENVRRYLQMGPSKRFGDPIVADAKPLLRNIVETADEVVRGESDLSASLRFGHDVYVIPLVALLGIDGASARVESVDDVASAWSVEKVSPMATNIQFIFFRNPATDDVRVRVLFCERDARLPIPGGPYYPWAELKKYCESLYE
- a CDS encoding prephenate dehydrogenase; amino-acid sequence: MKVLIAGMGLIGGSFALALRDHELAEEILGVENTEEHAAEALQLGLADRMVGFEEGIAEADLVVLATPVDTIPLMAVKALNRVNDRQVVMDMGSIKGELCEVISMHAHRGRFVAAHPMWGTEYSGPKAAQRGAFTGRSVVLCDTVRSDKDALGAVERIFRTLGCPAVYMDPEEHDLHAAYVSHISHVTSFALALTVLEKEREERHIFDLAGGGFESTVRLAKSSAATWVPILLQNKYNVLDVLREHIHQLQIMRRMLERDDAEGLKNAMERANTIQRIIR
- the pepE gene encoding dipeptidase PepE; protein product: MKLLLISNSTNAGEEYLRYPLPEIGRFLDGVREVVFVPYAAVTFSYAEYEKKVQARFAELGIRVRSVHRAKDPAALIRTAEAVCVGGGNTFALAKKMQQQGLMKAILRKIKAGTPYVGWSAGSNVCCPTICTTNDMPIVEPESFGAIGAVKFQINPHYLDANPEGHAGETREQRILEYIEANPRRWVAGLREGCMLRLEDGKLELIGKRPMRMFRKGTETFEVEPGGDLSFLL